A part of Polyangiaceae bacterium genomic DNA contains:
- a CDS encoding holo-ACP synthase has protein sequence MVVGLGIDVCSVERMQRALERHGDKFWQRILTAAEQQELAKRGDRAVALAGRFAAKEAASKALGAPKDVWWQSVEVLRGNGGVPTLYFSGPALPHLSARGVTRSLISITHDAGVAAAVVVLEGA, from the coding sequence ATGGTGGTCGGACTCGGCATCGACGTGTGCTCGGTGGAGCGCATGCAGCGCGCGCTGGAGCGCCACGGCGACAAGTTTTGGCAGCGCATCCTCACGGCTGCTGAGCAGCAGGAGCTCGCGAAGCGTGGTGACCGCGCCGTCGCTCTGGCCGGGCGTTTTGCGGCGAAGGAAGCGGCCAGCAAAGCTCTGGGAGCGCCCAAAGACGTCTGGTGGCAGAGCGTCGAGGTTCTGCGCGGAAACGGTGGTGTGCCAACGCTGTACTTCTCGGGCCCGGCGCTGCCCCACCTGAGTGCCAGGGGCGTGACGCGCAGCTTGATCTCCATCACCCACGACGCTGGGGTCGCAGCGGCCGTGGTCGTCCTGGAGGGCGCATGA
- a CDS encoding PDZ domain-containing protein yields the protein MRILQRLGKTLLILSVFAVSTFFALRYGTGGLWRGLEAAHAVTAPGQPKVPYDLTQLVAVNETLKTIRDKYVDPKRVEPRLMFVSALDEIQKEVAQVIVLHDEKSPTVKVRVGTEEKEFRVDNVQGPWDVSARLREVFAFLQANLKDTDVDLREIEYAACNGMLATLDPHSVFMSPESYREMNLSTSGHFGGLGIVISIRDQTLTVMRPMPDTPAGRANLRRLDRIMKINNESTLNMPLDDAVNRLRGKPGTQVTIWVHRDGKDGWSGSRPFVLTREEIRIRSVEGRLLQPGIAYVRLKHFQSSTAKELEDTLDTMREKEPLKGVVLDLRGNPGGLLDQAAKVADHFLDNGVIVATVGHSEGREEKRATRRGTEPPYPMVVLVNPSSASASEIVAGALKNQNRAVIVGQRTFGKGSVQLVFPKVTPDGAALKLTIAQYLTPGDISIQGVGVSPDIELDPMTVDSKEMDLFRTEDPLRERDLDKSLTNEAKRDSERPTLKVRYNLPESERAEMRERGADLDDEFREDFNIRFAKQVVAKMPVGKRQDEVNAVRQLVEGIEKKELDAVKADLSKMGVDWSDPPADFKSEQSAKDFEVSVKTDRKDDTVTAGEAMKLEVKVKNTGKSPIYQLRGMTTSDSGYYDEKELIFGKIEPGQEKAVSVPLGWCETEGHKPGSTKPVPLDAKRVCSIPDDAVTRQDVVKIKFESATDAVPKDAEIRPTVKALEQPVFAYTYQVVDNRPGNGDGQIAKGEGASIYLTIKNVGKGPSKETQANIRNLTGDGLLLRAGRFDVSNLKPGDEREVVFTMDVQDQLAENFVKVELSVVDRDLRVVSSEKLTLPVVSKGLSISEKKAVLKVKQDVPVRGQPDSGALVVGKLLAGKLVDELGTSGTFTKVVIGDGRFGFVDSGALEVASGKANSDAFKADFTRSPPLLEVAPASLATKSDTIRIEGTATDMDHVLDTYMFVGTNKVFYQSNKKASDQKKMHFSYEVKLSPGINVITVVSRETEDTATRKTIVVRKDGPNGEALPTPKRRQLGEDWDFGGE from the coding sequence ATGAGAATTCTCCAACGCCTGGGCAAGACCCTGCTCATCCTCAGCGTCTTCGCCGTCTCCACCTTCTTTGCGCTGCGCTACGGGACGGGCGGCCTGTGGCGGGGGCTTGAAGCGGCTCATGCGGTGACTGCGCCGGGGCAGCCCAAGGTGCCCTACGACCTCACGCAGCTGGTCGCGGTCAACGAGACCTTGAAGACCATCCGGGACAAGTACGTCGACCCCAAGCGCGTCGAGCCTCGACTGATGTTCGTGAGCGCCCTGGACGAGATTCAGAAAGAGGTCGCGCAGGTCATCGTGCTCCACGACGAGAAGTCGCCCACGGTGAAGGTGCGGGTCGGGACGGAGGAGAAGGAGTTCCGCGTCGACAACGTGCAGGGACCCTGGGACGTTTCCGCGCGGCTACGGGAGGTGTTCGCGTTCTTGCAGGCGAACCTCAAGGACACCGACGTCGACCTGCGGGAGATTGAGTACGCGGCGTGCAACGGCATGCTCGCCACGCTCGACCCCCACTCGGTCTTCATGAGCCCGGAGTCGTATCGCGAGATGAACCTCTCGACGTCGGGGCACTTCGGCGGCCTGGGCATCGTGATCTCGATTCGCGATCAGACCCTCACCGTGATGCGCCCGATGCCTGACACGCCGGCGGGCCGCGCGAATCTGCGTCGCCTCGACCGCATCATGAAGATCAACAACGAGTCGACGCTGAACATGCCCCTCGACGACGCGGTGAACCGCCTGCGCGGCAAGCCGGGGACTCAGGTCACGATCTGGGTGCACCGCGACGGCAAAGACGGCTGGAGCGGCTCACGGCCCTTCGTGCTGACGCGCGAAGAGATCCGCATTCGCTCCGTTGAGGGCCGCTTGCTCCAGCCCGGTATCGCCTACGTGCGCCTGAAGCATTTCCAGAGCAGCACCGCCAAGGAGCTCGAGGACACCCTCGACACGATGCGCGAGAAGGAGCCGCTCAAGGGCGTCGTGCTGGACCTGCGTGGCAACCCGGGTGGTCTCTTGGATCAAGCTGCCAAGGTCGCCGACCACTTCCTGGACAACGGCGTGATCGTCGCCACGGTCGGACACTCCGAGGGGCGCGAAGAAAAGCGCGCCACGCGTCGGGGCACCGAGCCGCCGTACCCGATGGTCGTGCTGGTGAACCCGTCTTCGGCGAGCGCGAGCGAGATTGTCGCGGGCGCGCTGAAGAACCAAAACCGCGCGGTGATCGTGGGACAGCGCACCTTCGGCAAGGGCAGCGTGCAGCTGGTGTTCCCCAAGGTCACTCCCGATGGGGCCGCGCTGAAGCTCACCATTGCGCAGTACCTCACCCCTGGAGACATCTCGATTCAGGGTGTCGGCGTCTCGCCGGATATCGAACTCGACCCGATGACGGTCGACAGCAAGGAGATGGATCTATTCCGCACGGAAGATCCCCTCCGGGAGCGTGACCTGGACAAGAGCCTCACCAACGAGGCCAAGCGGGACAGCGAACGCCCGACGCTCAAGGTGCGCTACAACCTGCCGGAGTCCGAGCGCGCCGAAATGCGCGAACGCGGCGCCGATCTCGACGATGAGTTCCGCGAGGATTTCAACATCCGCTTCGCCAAGCAAGTCGTCGCGAAGATGCCCGTCGGCAAGCGCCAGGACGAGGTGAACGCCGTGCGTCAGCTGGTGGAAGGCATCGAGAAGAAGGAACTCGACGCCGTGAAGGCCGACCTCAGCAAGATGGGCGTCGACTGGAGCGATCCCCCGGCGGACTTCAAGAGCGAGCAAAGCGCCAAGGACTTCGAAGTCAGCGTGAAGACCGATCGCAAGGACGACACGGTGACCGCTGGCGAGGCGATGAAGCTCGAGGTGAAGGTCAAGAACACCGGCAAATCGCCCATCTATCAGCTGCGTGGCATGACCACGAGCGACAGCGGCTACTACGACGAAAAGGAGCTCATCTTCGGCAAGATCGAGCCCGGTCAAGAGAAGGCCGTGAGCGTTCCCCTTGGCTGGTGTGAGACCGAGGGTCACAAGCCCGGCTCGACCAAGCCGGTGCCCCTCGATGCGAAGCGCGTGTGCAGCATCCCGGATGACGCGGTCACTCGTCAGGACGTGGTGAAGATCAAGTTCGAGTCGGCGACGGACGCGGTGCCGAAGGACGCGGAAATCCGTCCCACGGTGAAGGCCCTGGAGCAGCCGGTGTTTGCCTACACCTATCAGGTGGTGGACAACCGCCCGGGCAACGGCGACGGGCAAATCGCCAAGGGCGAAGGCGCCAGCATCTACCTCACCATCAAGAACGTGGGGAAGGGACCGTCCAAGGAGACCCAGGCCAACATCCGTAACCTGACCGGCGATGGCTTGCTGCTCCGTGCAGGTCGCTTCGACGTCTCGAACCTCAAGCCCGGCGACGAGCGAGAGGTCGTGTTCACGATGGATGTGCAGGACCAGCTGGCCGAGAACTTCGTCAAGGTCGAGCTCTCGGTCGTCGATCGAGACCTTCGCGTCGTTTCCTCGGAGAAACTCACGCTGCCCGTGGTCAGCAAGGGCCTCAGCATCAGCGAAAAGAAGGCTGTGCTGAAGGTGAAGCAGGATGTGCCCGTGCGCGGTCAACCAGACTCTGGCGCGCTCGTGGTGGGTAAGCTGCTCGCTGGCAAGCTGGTCGACGAGCTTGGCACCTCCGGCACGTTCACCAAGGTCGTGATCGGCGACGGTCGCTTCGGATTCGTTGACTCCGGCGCCCTCGAGGTCGCGTCGGGCAAGGCCAACAGCGACGCCTTCAAGGCTGACTTCACGCGTTCCCCGCCGCTGCTCGAGGTGGCCCCCGCGAGCCTAGCTACCAAGAGCGACACCATTCGCATCGAGGGTACGGCGACGGATATGGATCACGTGCTCGACACCTACATGTTCGTCGGCACGAACAAGGTGTTCTACCAGTCGAACAAGAAGGCATCGGATCAGAAGAAGATGCACTTCTCCTACGAAGTGAAGCTCTCCCCAGGCATCAACGTGATCACCGTGGTGTCTCGCGAGACCGAAGACACGGCGACTCGCAAGACCATCGTCGTGCGCAAGGACGGACCAAACGGTGAGGCGCTCCCAACGCCCAAGCGGCGCCAACTCGGCGAGGACTGGGACTTCGGCGGCGAGTGA
- a CDS encoding pyridoxine 5'-phosphate synthase: MRLHINIDHVCTLRNARGTRYPDPVFAASVCELAGADGITLHLREDRRHINDADAKALRASIGSLMNFECAATDEMMGIVRELRPDVVTLVPERREERTTEGGLDVAGNREKLTAFATLCDELSIKLSMFIAPDPAQIRASAEVGAKQVELHTGEYCELPEAKRAQELGRLQSGARLAAELGLEVAAGHGLTRHNVGPVAAIPEVTELNIGHSVIADALFMGLEGAVKELRAVIDRARSSRA; encoded by the coding sequence ATGCGCCTCCACATCAACATCGATCACGTCTGCACGCTGCGAAATGCTCGCGGCACGCGCTATCCCGATCCGGTCTTCGCGGCGTCGGTGTGTGAACTGGCGGGTGCTGACGGCATCACGCTGCACCTGCGCGAGGATCGCCGTCACATCAACGACGCCGACGCAAAGGCGCTGCGCGCCAGCATTGGCAGCTTGATGAACTTCGAGTGCGCCGCGACCGACGAGATGATGGGTATCGTGCGCGAGCTGCGGCCCGATGTCGTGACGCTAGTGCCAGAGCGCCGCGAAGAGCGCACCACCGAAGGTGGTCTCGACGTCGCGGGCAACCGCGAGAAGCTCACCGCCTTCGCCACGCTGTGCGACGAGCTGTCGATCAAGCTCTCGATGTTCATCGCGCCCGACCCGGCGCAGATCCGTGCTTCAGCAGAAGTCGGCGCCAAGCAGGTGGAGCTGCACACCGGCGAGTACTGCGAGTTGCCCGAAGCAAAGCGCGCTCAGGAGCTGGGCCGTCTCCAGTCGGGGGCACGGCTCGCGGCGGAGCTCGGCCTCGAGGTCGCTGCGGGGCACGGTTTGACTCGTCACAACGTCGGCCCAGTGGCGGCTATCCCCGAGGTCACGGAGCTCAACATCGGTCATTCGGTGATCGCCGACGCGCTGTTCATGGGCCTCGAGGGTGCGGTGAAAGAGCTGCGCGCCGTCATCGACCGCGCGCGCAGCTCGCGGGCCTGA
- a CDS encoding DUF4126 family protein, which yields MAVSDRLWQPGDVGYLPSSLVTAISGSAAAGKNPWLPLALLCLIAQADRVPRWLMDPHLHRGLHGLAPPSVMLTLGIVFLVLSLAESFGDKVSWIEAWLTPISTTWRPFAAIAVATLVGVGTIQGNPGALGQEAVGVGLGFGFDAIPEEPTAWEQMSPYAWLVLCILAGTVSGLIATVGKTGTRLLLTLVPVPGLRLAHSFLDDFFAWGVTLAGLVMNDSLFMVVLGVLYLSVGLVVAPILGRLSLIQLKIFASLWRKLRAKQDDPPPKLPRWLKKALRDRDLSHVIPAYAYRTSETGLCRSGFLLVDDQGVVFAVRSWFRPKLLEVKPSELERLGLAETLTSRAVTLARSTANGGDELSLYLFPGSPRATTERLLAAAKIAGLVRVRPGSQSGRLAHERSQAGRFVPASEAGNLRTQAVLSLGAAIGVGVLSGGVFIPIGFGYSASPFKGRFVLGCLLSLYLAASVMGTFGFAWPIALLYAVVLNAIALRDLSRHALRAHLDGFVDRFAFLPNVPGMIWVTDAPAADHFRAGQADPVTDGSWRVVWRLLSDEPATA from the coding sequence ATGGCTGTCTCAGATCGGCTGTGGCAGCCTGGTGACGTGGGGTACTTGCCGTCGTCCTTGGTGACCGCGATTTCGGGCAGCGCTGCAGCAGGGAAGAACCCGTGGCTACCTCTCGCGTTGCTGTGCCTGATTGCCCAGGCCGATCGGGTTCCGAGATGGCTGATGGATCCGCACCTGCATCGAGGGCTGCATGGCCTCGCTCCGCCGAGCGTCATGCTCACCCTGGGCATCGTGTTCCTAGTGCTCTCCTTGGCGGAGTCCTTCGGCGACAAGGTGTCGTGGATTGAAGCGTGGCTCACGCCCATCTCCACCACTTGGCGTCCCTTTGCGGCGATCGCGGTTGCTACGTTGGTTGGCGTTGGAACCATCCAGGGTAACCCGGGAGCACTCGGTCAAGAAGCCGTTGGCGTCGGCCTTGGTTTCGGCTTTGACGCGATCCCCGAGGAACCAACCGCCTGGGAGCAAATGAGTCCATACGCCTGGCTCGTGCTGTGTATCCTCGCGGGCACCGTCTCCGGCCTGATTGCTACCGTGGGGAAAACAGGCACGCGGCTGCTCTTGACGCTGGTGCCGGTACCCGGGCTGCGCCTTGCACACTCGTTCCTGGACGACTTTTTCGCTTGGGGAGTGACCTTGGCTGGACTGGTGATGAACGACAGCCTGTTCATGGTCGTGCTCGGCGTGCTCTATCTCAGCGTCGGTCTCGTGGTTGCCCCCATCTTGGGTAGGCTCAGCCTGATTCAGCTGAAGATCTTCGCTTCGCTGTGGCGCAAGCTGCGCGCCAAACAGGACGATCCTCCCCCCAAGCTACCCAGGTGGCTCAAGAAAGCGCTTCGCGACCGCGACCTGAGCCATGTGATTCCGGCATACGCCTATCGCACCTCGGAGACGGGACTTTGCCGGAGTGGCTTTCTTCTGGTGGACGACCAGGGCGTGGTGTTCGCCGTGCGCAGCTGGTTCCGCCCAAAGCTGCTGGAAGTGAAGCCCAGCGAGCTCGAGCGGCTTGGCCTCGCGGAAACGCTCACGAGCCGAGCGGTGACCCTCGCGCGCAGCACAGCGAACGGGGGGGATGAGCTCTCTCTCTACTTGTTCCCTGGCAGCCCGCGCGCCACTACCGAGCGACTGCTGGCGGCAGCGAAGATCGCTGGCCTGGTGCGAGTTCGTCCCGGCAGCCAGTCTGGGCGCCTCGCCCACGAGCGCTCCCAAGCCGGGCGCTTCGTTCCCGCCAGCGAGGCGGGGAACCTGCGTACCCAAGCCGTGCTGAGCCTCGGCGCCGCGATCGGCGTGGGCGTCTTGTCAGGCGGCGTGTTCATCCCGATTGGGTTTGGCTACAGCGCGTCGCCCTTCAAGGGCCGCTTCGTGCTCGGCTGCCTCCTCTCGCTCTATCTCGCCGCCTCCGTGATGGGCACGTTTGGTTTCGCCTGGCCCATCGCCTTGCTGTACGCGGTGGTGCTCAACGCTATCGCGCTGCGGGACCTCAGCCGTCACGCGCTGCGCGCGCACCTCGATGGCTTCGTGGATCGCTTCGCGTTCCTACCCAACGTACCCGGTATGATTTGGGTGACCGACGCGCCTGCTGCAGACCATTTCCGCGCGGGACAGGCGGATCCGGTGACTGATGGCTCCTGGCGCGTCGTCTGGCGGTTGTTGTCCGACGAACCCGCAACAGCTTGA
- a CDS encoding MCE family protein, translating into MALPREVKVGFFVLAGMIVSGIVVFLIGDERGLFKSTDPYSARFSDVQGLKRGSPVRMGGLDIGTVTEVAYPEDPSDRRPYVRMTIHREQGARIRDNSVATIENRGLLGDKMVQITAGDMDVPAVPVGGEVRSKDPQDLADMLKKVTSIGEKAEGVMTNLERTTGTFAEPKFQEDMKTSMKSLSGILESVDKKEGYIGKLMSDPNESAKISRTLSNLERTTANLDRLVSGLNAAVHRVNHGPGLVHELVYGEAPPQTLNKFGDAAGEVALTLKGIREGKGMAHSLLYGGEGEEADAVKNINAMSADLRKVVADLRAGRGTLGALLVDPSVYEDLKMLLGNVQRNQVLRALVRYSIKQDEASPSVKNPDGKTPKAAAGAASGKESGPKPSAAPPPKPALKPPSAGQRFVAP; encoded by the coding sequence ATGGCGCTTCCCAGAGAGGTCAAAGTAGGGTTCTTCGTCTTGGCCGGCATGATCGTGTCGGGGATCGTGGTGTTCCTGATTGGGGACGAGCGCGGTCTGTTCAAGTCGACGGATCCGTACTCGGCGCGCTTCAGCGACGTGCAGGGCCTCAAGCGGGGCTCGCCGGTGCGCATGGGCGGTCTGGACATCGGGACGGTGACTGAGGTCGCCTACCCGGAGGACCCGTCGGACAGGCGCCCCTACGTGCGCATGACCATCCATCGCGAGCAGGGCGCGCGTATCCGCGACAACAGTGTGGCCACGATCGAGAACCGCGGTCTGCTGGGCGACAAGATGGTGCAGATCACCGCGGGTGACATGGATGTGCCTGCAGTTCCGGTTGGGGGAGAGGTGCGCAGCAAAGACCCGCAAGATCTCGCGGACATGCTGAAGAAGGTCACGTCGATCGGTGAGAAGGCCGAAGGCGTGATGACGAACCTCGAGCGCACTACCGGCACCTTCGCTGAGCCTAAATTCCAGGAGGATATGAAGACCAGCATGAAGTCGCTGTCTGGCATCCTGGAGAGCGTCGACAAGAAAGAGGGCTACATCGGCAAGCTGATGAGCGACCCGAACGAGAGCGCCAAGATTTCACGCACGCTCAGCAACCTGGAGCGCACCACCGCAAACCTCGATCGCCTGGTCAGCGGGTTGAACGCCGCGGTGCACCGGGTAAACCATGGCCCTGGGTTGGTGCACGAGCTCGTGTACGGTGAGGCTCCCCCCCAAACCCTGAACAAGTTTGGTGATGCCGCGGGCGAAGTCGCGCTGACTCTGAAGGGGATCCGCGAAGGTAAGGGCATGGCCCACAGCCTGCTCTACGGCGGTGAAGGCGAGGAGGCCGACGCCGTGAAGAACATCAACGCGATGAGCGCCGACTTGCGCAAAGTCGTGGCGGACCTGCGTGCGGGTCGAGGCACCCTGGGCGCGCTGCTGGTCGATCCGTCCGTGTACGAGGACTTGAAGATGCTGCTCGGCAACGTGCAGCGAAATCAGGTGCTGCGGGCGCTGGTACGCTACTCGATCAAGCAGGACGAGGCCTCCCCCAGCGTGAAGAACCCCGACGGCAAAACCCCCAAGGCCGCTGCCGGAGCCGCTTCGGGCAAGGAGTCGGGGCCCAAGCCGTCCGCAGCGCCGCCGCCCAAGCCGGCCCTCAAGCCGCCCAGCGCAGGCCAGCGTTTCGTCGCTCCCTGA
- the secF gene encoding protein translocase subunit SecF, translating to MQLFPVGKVYDFMRMRRIFGPMSFLLVLLAFGSIFYPGPKLGTDFKGGTEVEVAFNQPVQVPQLRDIIKSGGFSSPDIVRVEEGSAKNRFMIRVQEVSSIDEAKQREVETAVCFGEGLPEDRCPKDRTASEVKFSPGGDKVSVRYREAPDLARIRQQMSSVSGVAVRDGENAVTIQNSREHRVEIQLKSKGDQLMDVLRTKLGADVVPAEPLRVEWIGPKAGAQLRDAALKSILIALVFITAYIAFRFDLRFAPGAVIALIHDAVLSVGVLVLVQKELSLSTVAAVLTIVSYSVNDTVIVYDRVRENLGRMRGASFMKIINVSLSEMLSRTVLTSCTTIFSLMFFFVRGTGTLKDFSFTLIVGLILGTYSSIYVALPLTEYLDRKLFSKVVKKKPSKPIRKQGEAVI from the coding sequence ATGCAGCTATTCCCCGTCGGCAAAGTCTACGACTTCATGCGCATGCGTCGGATCTTCGGTCCGATGAGCTTCCTGTTGGTGCTGCTCGCGTTCGGGAGCATCTTCTACCCCGGGCCGAAGCTCGGCACCGACTTCAAGGGTGGTACCGAAGTCGAGGTCGCCTTCAACCAGCCGGTTCAGGTTCCGCAGCTGCGCGACATCATCAAGAGTGGTGGCTTCTCGAGCCCAGACATCGTGCGCGTCGAAGAGGGCAGCGCCAAGAACCGCTTCATGATCCGCGTGCAGGAGGTGTCGTCGATTGACGAGGCCAAGCAGCGCGAGGTCGAGACGGCGGTGTGCTTCGGTGAAGGCCTACCTGAGGACCGCTGTCCCAAGGACCGCACCGCGAGCGAGGTGAAGTTCAGCCCCGGCGGCGACAAGGTCAGCGTGCGTTATCGCGAAGCGCCGGACCTCGCGCGCATCCGCCAGCAGATGAGCAGCGTGAGCGGCGTTGCGGTGCGCGACGGCGAGAACGCCGTCACCATCCAGAACTCCCGCGAGCACCGCGTGGAGATCCAGCTGAAGAGCAAGGGTGACCAGCTGATGGATGTACTGCGCACCAAGCTCGGCGCCGACGTGGTTCCGGCGGAGCCCCTGCGTGTTGAGTGGATTGGTCCCAAGGCAGGTGCGCAGCTGCGGGATGCCGCGCTCAAGAGCATCTTGATCGCGCTGGTGTTCATCACGGCGTACATCGCCTTCCGCTTCGACCTCCGCTTTGCTCCGGGCGCCGTCATCGCGTTGATTCACGACGCGGTGCTCAGCGTGGGCGTGCTGGTGCTGGTGCAGAAGGAGCTGAGTCTTTCCACCGTCGCCGCGGTGCTCACCATCGTCAGCTACTCGGTCAACGACACGGTTATCGTCTACGACCGCGTGCGTGAAAACTTGGGCCGTATGCGCGGCGCGAGCTTCATGAAGATCATCAACGTGAGCCTCAGCGAAATGCTGAGCCGCACGGTGCTGACCAGCTGCACCACCATCTTCAGCTTGATGTTCTTCTTCGTGCGCGGCACGGGCACCTTGAAGGACTTCTCCTTCACGCTGATCGTCGGCTTGATCCTGGGTACCTACTCCTCGATCTACGTCGCGCTACCCCTCACGGAGTACCTGGACCGCAAGCTGTTCAGCAAGGTCGTGAAGAAGAAGCCGAGCAAGCCGATTCGCAAGCAAGGCGAAGCGGTCATCTGA
- a CDS encoding ABC transporter ATP-binding protein encodes MIRFTNVKKRFGPKVIYSGLDLSIRRGEAFTILGGSGVGKSVMLKMLIGLLTADSGSIVFDGQEITAMGERELSQVRQRIAMLFQSGALFDSLSVFENVAYGLEEHFREKMSRSEMEDRVAWALGLVGLPGVEEMRPADLSGGMRKRVGLARAIAVQPEVVLYDEPTTGLDPINTARVNHMIVGLQEKLKITSIVVTHDMGSAFYISDRLAMVHSGRIIACGEAEAFKQIDDPRVADFIHGKAPVQEDVETLLRSG; translated from the coding sequence TTGATTCGCTTCACCAACGTGAAGAAGCGCTTTGGACCCAAGGTGATCTACTCGGGGCTCGACCTGAGCATTCGCCGCGGCGAAGCCTTCACGATCCTCGGCGGCTCGGGCGTCGGCAAGAGCGTGATGCTCAAGATGCTGATTGGTTTGCTGACCGCCGACTCCGGCAGCATCGTGTTCGATGGGCAAGAGATCACCGCGATGGGCGAGCGCGAGCTGTCTCAGGTGAGGCAGCGGATTGCGATGCTGTTCCAGAGCGGGGCGCTGTTCGACTCACTCAGCGTGTTCGAGAACGTCGCCTACGGCCTCGAGGAACATTTCCGTGAGAAAATGTCGCGGTCGGAGATGGAGGATCGCGTCGCGTGGGCGCTGGGTCTGGTTGGCTTGCCTGGAGTCGAGGAGATGCGGCCTGCGGATCTCTCCGGTGGCATGCGCAAGCGCGTCGGACTGGCGCGGGCCATCGCGGTGCAGCCAGAGGTCGTCCTCTACGATGAGCCGACGACGGGTCTCGATCCGATCAACACCGCGCGGGTGAACCACATGATCGTGGGGCTTCAGGAGAAGCTCAAGATCACGAGCATCGTCGTCACTCATGACATGGGAAGCGCTTTCTACATCAGTGATCGCCTCGCGATGGTGCACAGTGGGCGCATCATTGCATGTGGGGAGGCGGAGGCTTTCAAGCAGATCGACGACCCTCGCGTGGCCGACTTCATCCACGGCAAGGCGCCAGTTCAGGAAGACGTCGAGACACTGCTGCGAAGTGGTTGA
- the recJ gene encoding single-stranded-DNA-specific exonuclease RecJ, whose translation MQHFAVEKRGMVMQASELSALALASERCLEPRSGAHEQIQTLAGALGISRTLADVFVRREILDAERVRRFLAPKLADLTIPDQMADRGALAERLVRAVRQRERIVVYGDYDCDGITSAAILTDILRSLGGHVVPHLASRFDGGYGVSLPAVQRILASKPSVLVTCDCGSSDHASLQVVSDAGVDVLVIDHHLVPDAPLPAKAFINPHRPECGFPYKGLASCGLALSIGAALRTELDPKLDLRRYLDLVAIGTIADVAPLDGDNRPLVRAGLDMLRRAERPGVKALLEYAKIDLNAPISGEDVAFRVAPRINAPGRLGAPDPAFDLLLAKNLDTARSLAARVEQITDQRKELQREMERASIELIEEAGWDKEPAIVVGEESWNHGIVGIVAGRLTDRYNVPVIVVGFEGELGRGSVRGPTGSRLYDALSKASTRLDRFGGHQAAAGVTLQRANLEQFREDFLAACAEGNAAPRGEVRQDPAQVVRLDPSDDPFQVVRDFERLEPCGEANPAPKLRVEAKLVSAREVTGGHLKLELQLPSGRRIGAFGVEQGNQATQLAEQVVAVGRLKRDTYRGGEAVELRLDQVWG comes from the coding sequence ATGCAGCACTTCGCAGTCGAAAAGCGGGGGATGGTGATGCAAGCCTCCGAGCTCAGCGCCCTGGCCCTGGCCTCGGAGCGCTGTCTCGAGCCACGCAGCGGTGCGCACGAGCAAATCCAGACGCTCGCAGGAGCGCTCGGAATCAGTCGTACGCTCGCGGATGTCTTCGTGAGGCGCGAGATCTTGGATGCCGAGCGCGTGCGACGCTTTCTCGCGCCGAAGCTCGCGGACTTGACCATCCCCGATCAAATGGCGGATCGGGGCGCGCTCGCTGAGCGACTCGTGCGCGCCGTGCGGCAGCGCGAGCGGATCGTGGTCTATGGCGACTACGACTGTGACGGTATCACCTCCGCAGCGATCCTCACGGATATACTGCGGAGCCTCGGTGGACACGTGGTGCCCCACCTCGCTAGCCGCTTCGACGGTGGCTACGGCGTCTCGCTGCCCGCCGTGCAGCGCATCCTGGCTTCGAAGCCCAGCGTGCTCGTGACCTGCGACTGCGGCTCCTCGGATCACGCGAGCCTGCAGGTGGTGAGCGACGCCGGAGTCGACGTCTTGGTCATCGATCACCACCTGGTGCCTGACGCGCCGTTGCCGGCGAAGGCCTTCATCAACCCGCATCGTCCGGAGTGCGGCTTCCCTTACAAGGGGCTCGCTTCGTGCGGCCTCGCGCTGTCGATTGGCGCAGCGCTTCGCACCGAGCTGGATCCGAAGCTCGATTTGCGACGCTATCTCGACTTGGTGGCCATCGGCACGATCGCCGACGTCGCGCCCCTGGACGGGGACAACCGCCCGTTGGTCCGCGCTGGCCTCGACATGCTTCGCCGCGCGGAAAGGCCCGGGGTCAAAGCCCTGCTGGAGTACGCCAAGATCGACCTGAACGCGCCCATCAGCGGTGAAGACGTCGCCTTTCGCGTCGCCCCGCGCATCAACGCGCCCGGGCGACTCGGCGCGCCGGATCCGGCGTTCGACTTGCTCCTCGCGAAGAACTTGGACACCGCGCGCTCCCTCGCCGCCCGGGTCGAGCAGATCACCGACCAGCGCAAGGAGCTCCAGCGGGAGATGGAGCGAGCTAGCATCGAGCTCATCGAGGAAGCTGGTTGGGACAAGGAGCCGGCGATCGTCGTCGGTGAAGAGAGCTGGAACCACGGCATCGTCGGGATCGTCGCGGGGCGCCTGACGGATCGCTACAACGTGCCTGTGATCGTGGTGGGCTTCGAAGGTGAACTCGGGCGCGGCTCCGTTCGCGGACCTACGGGCTCGCGCCTGTACGACGCGCTGTCCAAGGCAAGCACTCGTCTCGACCGCTTCGGTGGGCACCAAGCCGCGGCGGGCGTTACGCTGCAGCGAGCGAACCTGGAGCAATTCCGGGAGGATTTTCTCGCGGCGTGCGCGGAGGGCAACGCAGCGCCCCGCGGCGAGGTCCGGCAGGACCCAGCGCAGGTGGTGCGTCTCGACCCGAGCGACGACCCGTTTCAGGTGGTCCGAGACTTCGAGCGTCTCGAGCCTTGTGGGGAAGCGAACCCCGCGCCGAAGCTGCGTGTCGAAGCCAAGCTGGTCAGCGCACGCGAAGTGACTGGTGGCCATCTAAAGCTGGAGCTTCAGCTGCCGAGCGGGCGCCGCATTGGAGCTTTCGGGGTGGAGCAGGGGAACCAGGCGACGCAGCTTGCAGAGCAAGTGGTTGCCGTGGGGAGACTCAAGCGTGACACCTACCGTGGCGGGGAGGCCGTCGAGCTGCGCCTCGACCAGGTCTGGGGCTAG